The Flammeovirga yaeyamensis genome segment GTACGATGAAAATTATCGTGTAAATATAGAACTGTTTTCATCATAGTTTAATGGATTACATTATACACAAGAGTTTATTTTTTAAAGACTCTACTTAATAATCTAACCACGTTATAATGGGATATATCACCATCAAAGTTAAAACTACCTATCTAGAATTAAAAAATAATCTAGTAACACAATATACTTTTCCTTTTGAAGTAGATGTTCTTCCTTGGCAACCTAAAGACACTCAAGAATACTTAAAAGTGTATAAGGCAGTGGGTGATGCTTGGGGATGGACAGGTAGCACTTTATTAGATGAAGAAACACTTTCCCGTAGGATTCATTCTCCTTCGAGAATATTCTACCTTTTAAAGGTAAGTGATGAAGTAGCTGGGTTTATTGAGTTTGTTCTTGATGATAAAAAGGAAGTTGAAATATTATACTTTGGCTTAACGCCTAATTTTATTGGTAAAAAACTTGGATTACCCTTTTTAAGTACAACAATTGATAAAGTAATCCAACTATATGATATCAAAAAAGTGTGGTTGCATACTTGTGAATACGATCACCCTTCTGCGATAAAAAATTATAAAAAAGTAGGCTTTGAAGTCATCAAAGAAGAACTGGTGGAAGAACCCTACGATGAAGACTATTTAGAAGAATTTAAAAAGAAATATCATGGATAAGATCTGTTTTGCGACAAACAATCCGAATAAATTAAAGGAAATTCAAAGACAGCTTGAAGGGCAATATCAAGTAGTGAGTTTGAAGGAAATTGGATGTGAAGAGGAATTGCCAGAGACTCAAGAAACATTGGAGGGAAACTCTGCTCAAAAAGCACAATATGTTTGGGATAATTATAAAGTAAGTTGTTTTGCAGACGATACCGGATTAGAGATTAATGCACTAAACGGAGATCCGGGAGTTTACTCTGCTCGATATGCCGGACCTCAAAGAGACAGTGATGACAACATGGACCTTGTCCTTAAAAACTTAGAAGATAAAGCTGACCGATCAGCAAGATTTAGAACCGTCATCACTTTAGTTTGGAATGGAGAAGTAAAACAAGTGGATGGCATTGCTGAAGGCGAAATCATTACAGTAAGAACAGGT includes the following:
- a CDS encoding non-canonical purine NTP diphosphatase, which produces MDKICFATNNPNKLKEIQRQLEGQYQVVSLKEIGCEEELPETQETLEGNSAQKAQYVWDNYKVSCFADDTGLEINALNGDPGVYSARYAGPQRDSDDNMDLVLKNLEDKADRSARFRTVITLVWNGEVKQVDGIAEGEIITVRTGDDGFGYDPIFRPNGYDKTFAQISADEKNKISHRGKAVEKLITLLKNL
- a CDS encoding GNAT family N-acetyltransferase, which gives rise to MGYITIKVKTTYLELKNNLVTQYTFPFEVDVLPWQPKDTQEYLKVYKAVGDAWGWTGSTLLDEETLSRRIHSPSRIFYLLKVSDEVAGFIEFVLDDKKEVEILYFGLTPNFIGKKLGLPFLSTTIDKVIQLYDIKKVWLHTCEYDHPSAIKNYKKVGFEVIKEELVEEPYDEDYLEEFKKKYHG